Within the Halomonas sp. HL-93 genome, the region TTTCATTTCCGATGGCGCTGAAGACTTTGATGTGGATGATGACGAAGACAACGTCTTTAAAGGTTTCGTCGGCTACGAATTCAATCCTTACTTCGCTACCGAAATCTTCTATGCCGATCTGGGTCGTACCCGCCTAGAGGGTAATAGTGGCGCCAATACCGATTTGGAATCCAACGCCTACGGGGCGAATCTGGTCGGTCAATTGCCCATCACTTCCTGGTTTACCGCCTTCGCCAAGGCCGGTGTGGCCAAGTGGGAAACCGACGTCGACGGTAATCTTGGCGGTGCTAGCGTTGATCTTGAAGATCAGGACGGCACCGATCCGGTCTACGGTGTCGGCGCGCAGTTCAACTTCGATCCCTTCCTGGTCCGTGCCGAATACGAGCGTTACGACTTCGACAGCGACTACAAGATCGATACCTTTACCGCGTCGGCCGGTTTGCGCTTCTAACCGTCAATTTGTTTTGCCATGTGCGATATCAGCGCCGGGGCTAGCCCCGGCGCTGTCGTTTTCAAGAAGTTGGTTTTCCAGACCACCACCTTGCTCCAGCTCGGCAACGGACTCTAACAAACGGCGGGCGTTCTTAGGTGTACCCAGGAGATAGGCTGTCTCTTGCAGCGCCTCATAGTCTTCGAGAGAGATCATTACCACAGACGGCGCTTTGTTGCGGGTGATGATCATGGGTGAATGGTCTTCACAGACCTGCTCCATGGTTTTTGCTAAATTGGTTCTAGCGGCCGTGTAGCTGATGGCATCCATAATGTCGTTCCTGCGCGGGATGTTTAATGTACAGAATGTCGAACGTTACGAGGTTTGACAATCGACTGCGCAGCGTTCGGTTTACCATCGCTTCGCGGCGCCAGAATTGCCACAAAGTCCTATGCTATGTGTCCAGGGAGCGCCTATGAACCTTCTATTCATCTGCAGCGAAAATAGGCTACGCAGCCCAACCGAGGAAAATGTCTTTTCAGCCTATCCCGGTATCCAGGCAATCGGCGCTGGGACAGGGGCACATGCGCAAACGCCTGTTTCCCGGGACTTGATTGAGTGGGCCAATATCATTCTGGTGATGGAAAAGCACCACCAGGATGAAGTCGCCAGTACGTACAAGGACGTGTTGAAGGGAAAGCCGCTGGTCTGTCTGGATATCCCCGATCACTACGAATTCATGCAGCCCGAACTCATCAAA harbors:
- a CDS encoding low molecular weight protein tyrosine phosphatase family protein, which produces MNLLFICSENRLRSPTEENVFSAYPGIQAIGAGTGAHAQTPVSRDLIEWANIILVMEKHHQDEVASTYKDVLKGKPLVCLDIPDHYEFMQPELIKLLKERVPEYVRLATVEK
- a CDS encoding porin family protein is translated as MKLRTLLTASFASTALLAAAPSAFAAPNADGLYLGIGTGFSSLENDNDDVDDFISDGAEDFDVDDDEDNVFKGFVGYEFNPYFATEIFYADLGRTRLEGNSGANTDLESNAYGANLVGQLPITSWFTAFAKAGVAKWETDVDGNLGGASVDLEDQDGTDPVYGVGAQFNFDPFLVRAEYERYDFDSDYKIDTFTASAGLRF
- a CDS encoding type II toxin-antitoxin system Phd/YefM family antitoxin, with the translated sequence MDAISYTAARTNLAKTMEQVCEDHSPMIITRNKAPSVVMISLEDYEALQETAYLLGTPKNARRLLESVAELEQGGGLENQLLENDSAGASPGADIAHGKTN